The Bactrocera dorsalis isolate Fly_Bdor chromosome 2, ASM2337382v1, whole genome shotgun sequence region agaggaCGATTGGGACCGAATTcaaagccaaaaatgcaatgaataccgtcgaccatattcaccagatttggctccgtgtgttGTTCACCAAACTGGAAATGCCGCTCCGTGGAATCCATTTTCTTAATATGCAAATGggtataagtgtattacatctggtggggattactttgaaggcggcaaaataaatatttatgaataattaaatagtttgcgttttatttagaatttccggatgcttttttgtcacaatgtatgtatatatggtagaAAACTTTCTACATGTTTGACGTCAATAAGAAATGTATACCTAAACCAAAAAATGTAAGCAAACCAATAATTTAGACCATATGTATCAACAGCTAGAGAACCGTGTTTGTCCGGAACAAACAACTATTAGCTTGGAACAGCCTACAGATGCAACCCTGGAGTGGCAACGAGCACGTCCATACAGCGAATTACCACAAGATAGCGTTTTCAGACTGTTAACTAAGTTTTTACCCGGTGGCCGTTACAAGAATTTAGAGTCCAATGCCTTAGAAATGGCAATGAAAGAGGATCACGGTGATATTTTTGTAGTGCCCGCGTTTATGGGTCGACCCAGCACCGTGGTGATACACAATCCAGAAGATTTCGCACGCGTGTTTCGAAATGAGGGCGTGTCGCCGATAAGACCGTTTGCGACATTACGTTATTATCGAAGTAAATTGCAGGCAGATTTCTTTAAACAGGTCGAAGGGGCGCTAACAACGTGAGTTCGTACATCATTTACTTGAAATACTAATTGTTTGGTGATATTTTCACAGCCAAGGTGAGCGATGGAGCACTTTTCGCTCGGCCGTCAATCCATTACTAATGCAACCCAAGAATGTGCAAATGTACCTCGGCAAAATGGCGCAAGTGAACCAGGAATTTGTCGAAAGGTAGGCAAGTATTCATTATACTTCGTAGatcttattttctaaaattcgcTTTCTACAGAATCCGTGCTATACGCGATCCCGACACTCAAGAGATGCCCAACAACTTTGAAGATTATCTACAGTGTTGGCTGCTGGAGTCTCTTTCCATTGTCACACTGGGGAAACAGCTCGGTTTGCTGCGTGATAACAGTGAAAATTACGAGGACGCGCTGAAATTATTGGCCGCCTTGAATACCATATTTACAGTCGGCTTTGACTTGGAGTGGAAACCCTCAGTGTGGCGTCGTGTGCGCACACCGAAGTTCAGACGTTTTTTACAGGCGGCAGACGACATGCAAACGGTCACATTGAAATTTGTAGACGAAGCAATCGCCAACCTGGAGGCCGAAAAGAAACTGGGTATCGTGAGGCCGGAGAATGAAATGAGCGCATTTGAGAGACTACTGAAGGTCGACAAGAAAATAGCGACAGTGATGTGCTTAGATCTATTCCTAGCAGGCATTAATAcggtaaaaatgtaaataaattttctacaaatattataaggtttttattaaattatatcgCAGACCACCTCATTCGCGACAGCGGTTTTACTTTGTCTGGCGAAAAATCCCGAAAAGCAACAAATTGTACGGAAGGAAGTGATGCGTGTGTTGCCACAGAAAGATGGAGATTTCACAGCCGATGCTTTGAACAATATACCCTATCTGCGCGCCTGCATCAAAGAAGCCATACGTATTTATACTCTGACTGTGAGCATCGTACGCGTGACACAAAGAGATCTGGTACTCAGTGGTTATAAAGTACCTAAGGGCAGTATGGTGAATATGGTACTCACATCGTTATTCACGAATGAAAACTACTTTGCACGCCCAAAAGAATATTTACCCGAACGTTGGTTACGCTCGGGTGCAATGGAAGAAGGCGGAGAGCAGCAGTCTGACGTAGCGTGCACGCAAGCGTTGCGTCCGAGTAATCCTTTTGTATATTTACCTTTCGGTTTTGGTCCGAGGGTTTGTTTAGGCCGCAGAGTAAGTGAGTTGGAAATAGAATTGGGTATTGCCAGATTGGTGAGAAATTTCCAAATTGAGTTTAATCATCCAATCGATAAACCATTCAAAAGTTTGTTTGTTCACATGCCAAATATAccgttaaaatttaaatttacggATATTGAATAGACTCTGTAagcaatattttgttattttatatcaaaaaagtgGTTTAATGGAGAAAATTGTACAAAATGGTGGCTTTAAGAGATTTATATTAGAGACTAAAGttgattatttttaacttaacCGCAAATGTTtaggaaatttgaaaatactgttatttgtttttactttatcCAAGATCTATTTTCATAAACAGAAATGTTTCATTGATGaaataaatatggaaaaaatcgaaaaaaacgttGAGTTTTTAAAGGCTctgacttttaaaaaaaaaatactctaaGACACTTGAGGTCACTAGCTTATCTAAAATACCAGTAAGATGCCaataatatcattaaaaatattattcaaatagTCTTGAAAATTCACAGAATATTAGCAGATGACTTAGGATCTAAGATGAGATTTTAAGGGGTAGAAACTGTAAAACTGAAAAACCTCAAGGTTTCACCCTCTTATATCAGGGTACAAAAATTAAGCGCATTTTCTTCAGCAATCTCAATTCTCAATTCTTTGATTAACTTCAAATTTTGACAGTATTTTTCAAACAAGATTAACgagagaaaaaattatttttattttttataaacttttcagaagtgaaatgtaaattttacaaagaaaagGACTTTTTTGGGAAGCCGCCATTTTTTAAAGctcgttaaataaatttttgttgctgttgtaacggttatctagtcACCGTTAGGGTGGTAAcgttcagataagttgtcatcgagatCATCGAACGGTAGgtccaagaaacgtgctgtttcgacggagtCGGACCATATGGAGAGCGGTGTCACGTGTGTAGGTTTAGCTGGGCATGCAAAATggtggttagagtcatgcgGTGACTCGTTGCATACTGGACAAAACGAagttgcgcaagggtcactctcgagCCTTGGCAATTCGAGCTTGTCGTCTGCAATGGCTgttggtttgactccaagtacggcATTCATTTAGAGGGAGTCGATGAAGGTGTTTATGGCTCCGCTGTGAATGGtggtcagtgcatgtctgaagcTGGTTGCGTTCGAAATCTGGTCGGAGCATCGtcttatgtcgtcgacgtagttgaggaaggaTCTCTTGATCCTCCTAGGAGCTTCCGCTTCAAGCAGGTGGCTGCTGGGATAATTCTATTAAACCAACACAGCAGAAACTACTTGGAAATAAGTTCACTATGCTTCTTAAATGGAAGCATACAGGCCTCACTGTGCAGGTACTCACTAGGAGGCATCCCATTATAGTACGGAGTGCAGTATTTTGACATGTCTGAAACTTCCTTGTCTGTGCTTTTGTGTATCCgagcgaccatattggtgcggcgtagttaagggCCGGCCCGTCCGATTGCTTTGTATGTTGGCAACAACGTTGCTTTGCCTCTTCATCATGTTCTGGCGGCTAGCGACTTGATAGTTTTGTTTCAGGTCTATACTTTGGCAATGTCGGGGTCGTGTGAGGAGTGAAGAGTTTAGTCACACCTataatcttagggttattgacagtcggaattctCTAAAATTCACTGTCAATATTAACGGTAAAAATCATCAGAAGTCGTTtatgtttttaaacatttacttGGTTTGGTTTCGGACGAATATAGAGCATGCctcctatttttatatttatttacaaatgaaGAAAcgcatatagtacatataagaGTAATGTTGTCTTGTAAACAGTATGGTTGCACAGTgggttaagttttttttttttttttaacaaaaaatatttaagaggaTTTGAGTTTTTTATAGATATCAACACGATGAAGCGAAATATAACTTTAGTCTGTCAGGAACAGTGATATTGTGTAGCTCGTATGAGAAGGTAAACGCAAAATGTGTGCTTATAATCCCATTCGTGGATCGCTCTGCAATCGCGTCATTGGCGTCACCGCTAACTCTTGGTTGAATATAAGAAATGTGAGTATCAAGCACGAcgcataaaagaagaaaaaataaactgatacaatattatatacttataaaaaaatatttgcgtgGTTGAATAAACCCTGCGCTCCGAATAAATGCATATGCATTGCAAAATGTTTAACACGTGCCGTCTCATTATCACCACAGCACGCGCACAAATGCACTGCCGCCGACGCAATCACACACACGCCCTCAGACAAATCAGCTGATATTGCTACGGAGTGGCAGCAAGCACGTCCCTTCAATGAGTTGCCGAGAGCAGGCGTTTTTAAATTTCTACGGCAATTGTTACCCGGTGGCCGATATTACAAATTAGACTCGGCGCAATTGTTGAAGGCAATGCAAGAGGATTATGGCGATATTTATATAATGCCTGGCATGTTCGGCCGACCTGACGCCTTATATACACACAATCCAGCTGACTTCGAACGTGTCTTTCGCAATGAGGGCGCCTGGCCGATAAGACCCAATTCGGTAACATTGCGTTATCATCGCAACAAATTGCGCGCCGATTTCTATGGGGACGTCGAGGGAATACTTGCAAcgtaattattgaaaatttagatGGTAAAAAAGTTTGCAGTTTGAGGTGAAAACGGTGTGGTATTGAATTTGATAAACGTgtataaaaaagtaacaaagtTAGTATGCCAATATAGTCAAGAAGGAGAGTATAAAGTAGAAAAACTCTACCATATTTCCTTCCAAtcgtttttgatattttggaaATATGTGATCTTTATAGTTATGTGAGAACTTTTATAGCGCTTTTAAGCCCTTCTccacatatttgaatatttttatagcctgaataggatatattaaatttcccacgtagtttgtaatacccagaaatAAACGTTGGATACCATGCTGAAAGatataacggggttttcaataagagcgttacaaaaattaaaaaatgtttgggatatcaatgaaattctttattcctgtgaaagtacattccataccattatgtatggaactcgatttcttttgcatggtcaccacgggcacgctgctatttcacgttcgatattcgttcacagttcatcaatcgtcactggcttgttggcatagaccatagacttgatgtAGTCCTacagaaaatagtctaaaggagtcaaatcgcacgaccgaggcggacAATtgacttggttttcaataaatcgattgtgacattcgctgtgtgactTATAGCGCCTGATCATTACGggagaagtacggcccaatgacgctgCCGGCCCATAACCTGCAccaaaacgtaatttttttgggaagCAATGATAATTCACGGAGTACGTGTGAATtactgcctgaccaataacgcatattttgcttattgacgtaGCCATTCacccagaaatgagcctcatcgctgaatatgatttttcgataaaaaaaatcggaTCATTTTTAAGTTGTTACTTAGCTCAATTTACGAACAAACGatgattctggtggtcaagcgggtttagatcttttcgcaaaattcgccacaaagACGTCACAGATGTGTCCAACGCTTGAGaatgacgtgtgagagactgattttgggtcttcctcaattgatgcgccaaCGGCAGAGGTATTATCGACACGGGCATTTCTTTGTCTCTATGGCACGAGAAAACGGTgtctgtggattcaaatttttccattaGACGCTCAATTATTAATCTGACCGGACAATtgtgacgaccaaaaatttagCCGAAGCGCTCTtcaagttgaggccactgactccgaatttcggtagtaaattttaataattttgactcgttgttggattgtacatatatctatccatgataaaatggcaaattttattgaagagaaatgtcaaaacaaCGGGGAAAAATAtgacgtcgtttgctgtccctatctgTCTAATTTTGTAGCGTTTCTATTGAAAAATCCgttacgagtatatgtatatataaatgatcagcgtgatgaaTTGAATCGTTCTACTAATGGTCTTTATATCGAACTACTTCCTTAGCTTTTTACAAATGTGAGCGAAAACTTCTTTAAAACTGAGTAAATAAAGCTCAGCAACGAAATGCTCCCTGTAAGTATTTCGCTAAAGATGATGccttgaaaaatatatgaaattcagAAGGCGCTAAAAGTAGCAAATACTACCCTTCACAAACCcagaaaagtgaaattttcatacaaaaatctTGTTTTCTTCTATGTATTATGCAGCCATGGTGAACAATGGAGCTCATTTCGAACGGTCGTTAATCCATTGCTAATGCAgccgaaaaatattaaaatatatctcAACAAAATGGCGCAGGTGAACCAAGAATTCGTAGAGAGGTAAGTATTTTAAGAAGTACTTTCGAGTGGCATTTTATATACCTACTATTTTGCTTACCGCAGAATCCGCTTGATACGCGATACTAAAACTCTGGAAATGCCCGACGACTTTAAAGAGAACATACAGCATTGGACACTCGAATCGGTGGCTCTGGTGGCACTGGACAAGCAGCTCGGGTTGCTGcgtgaaaatagcaaaaatttgGATGATGCTTCAAAACTTTTTGCAGCCTTAACGGATTGGATGTATCTTACACTAGATTTAGAATACACACCATCGCTTTGGCGTATTGTGGCAACGCCGAAGTTTAAACGCTTGATGCGAGCTTTAGATGACATACAAGAAGTAACATCGAAATATACCATGGAGGCAATTGCTAAACTAGAAGAGGAGCAGCAACGCGGTATCGAGCGTGAAGAGAATGAAAAGAGCATTTTGGAGAAATTGCTGAAAATCGATAGGAAAATCGCCACAGTAATGGCAATGGATCTATTGCTAGGCGGTGTCGACACagtaagttttaaaattttaaaatactcgAAGATAATATCTTTATTTCCATATTATAGACTACTTCACTCACTGTTGGTATCCTACTCTGTTTGGCCAAGAACCCTGACAAACAGGAAAAACTACGCGAGGAAGTAAAGCGCATACTACCACAAAAGAATGGAGTTTTCGCTGCTAATACACTCAACAAAATACCATATCTACGCGCCTGCTTGAAGGAAGCACTACGCATGTACCCAGTGACTATTGGAAATTGCCGAGTGCCACAGAAAGACGTTGTTTTGAGCGGTTATAGGGTACCTAAGGGCACCGTGATTAGCATGATTCACTCAACGCTACTAAAAAGTGAAGAACATTACGCGCGTCCATTGGAATACTTACCCGAACGTTGGCTGCGACCAAGTAGCGAAACTGTTGAGGAACCAGGGTGCGGAGCTATTAAAGACACTAAACAATGGAGAGCCAGCAGCCCATTTGCGTTTCTGCCCTTTGGTGTCGGTCCGAGAGCTTGTTTGGGTCGTAGAATTAGCGACTTAGAAATAGAATTGGGTGTTGCCAGATTGGTGCGAAACTTTCAAATTGAATTTCATTATCCGACAGATAATGTCTTCAAGAATATGTTGATTAATATGCCAAATGCGccattaaaatttaagtttattgaTATTGAGTAATTGTGAGGTGATTAAAGTGAGAGcaatatacttaaaattttttatgaaataagttATTGATCATTTATGGCTTCACTTTGTGTTTATTGTTTAAGATGGCATTTAACCAAGGACTTACATGAATGCTAATTGCAACATTACGAGAAATAAAATGTTGGAGTATATTATTGAGGTACTCACAACCCgtcataaagcatcgtaaaatcgtaaaaatataaatttttacactggtTTAAGAAAATGTTGTTGGAGTACGTACACAAATGAGTTTACACAATTAATTCTCAATGCTATATTTTCGAATCATTATagcttataactttatgagactatgttCAGTATAACCTAAAATGTTGGTCACTTTTAGCCCGCCAAAAGATCTGATCAAAAAAACGGGTAGATCATTGTATGGCGAActacacaaaacaaaacaacattgatttttgacctgctttgaggTGGTTTTTCGGCTTTGGCTCATCTTTTCCACGATCTTCGACCGATTGATCGTGTGTTTCTAGGTCGTAAGCATAAATAGAAGACCAATCGCcggtaataatacgtttcatgacatcctggtagtcttatagcattgtttcacagacgtcgATGCGACGCTGATTTACGAACAAATTTAGTgatttggaaccaatcgtgctttcagtTTTCTTAGAcacaaattatatttcaaaataaatcttTTCAGTGaaccttccgatattccaacgatgccagtaaagCTGAAAGTTAATCGgtgattctcaagcaccaaatcctatattttattgacagttgatgttgatggccgtcctgaacgtggttcgtcgtcaacgcttTCTGGAgcctttttgaataatttgtagcaATCAAAAACAATTGTTCGCGACAAAAAATCACCGGATATAAAGAAAGTAGCATACCTTCTCTAACATTAGCCATTTGTAAAGTATCAAAATTTTGGCGTTCTCCCTTTGTCGCCTAGCAATAAGttgcaatataatatatagaaaagtTATTGGGCAGAACGAAATACCAAAATGCCGACCGTCATTAGATCTGCCTGTGTACCAAACGCCTTTCGATGCATATCTTTTTCCTTTTGCGTTTCGAGGCGTTTCTGACCTTTTTCTGCTGATTGTATACCCgcaattgtaaaatttaattttcctctCCCCAAAgtttaatattacattttaggTATCCTGGTTATTCCAGAACTTCCTCCCCTGGTgttctgaaaaaaaatcaaaagaaattcttaatcagtaaggatcgtgttatagtccctacctcagggaacacgaaaaaaaaaattttgaaaaatggcgactgcttgaaaataaaaatcatgttttacgcttttttttgaaattcctgaatttttaaaggaagataaaggattatataaagaaggttcgcacaaaatttcaagtaaatcggttgtatagaacttgagataatgccggtaccgtgtggaaaaaagtagtttcgagaaaaacgcgtttaaaaaagtgagtctacctacctaccgggctaggtactgcgtcactaaagtaactgtagctcttaaaataattttaatttttaaaaatcctttggaggatatgttcttaagggtctaaactttaaatatatgaaaaaaaatcgaatttttcaaaattctagagtagaatacccccttaagcaTCATTCTATCACTCCATGGGATTATAtttccatatttaaaaaatatttttatttttaatgcttaaaaccattgataatattttatgtaaaatgttAGTAATTCACCACTTAAGTTTTAGGACCTGGAAaattaaacaacatttttgtcataaaatttctgaatttaagTTTCGAGGAAGatcgataaaaatatataaattcttcGCATAAATGATCAATTTACCACAAAATCCGTAACGACTTTTCATTTCACActgtattgaaatatatatttttacatttatttaaagctcatttaaatctttatttatttcatatattatttgtcATTTTACATGCTACACTTTACAACAAAGTTACTTTTACGCATCTAATTACATTTGTTAATATTCATTTTACAAGTTTTTCCCCCCACTTACATACAGTTACACACATAGTTCTACACACATACAACGTTTTGTGTACATTTTAGCAAACAATGCCgttattacaatttaattacattttttgttggtgtattttttgtataattcaaattttttctta contains the following coding sequences:
- the LOC105227637 gene encoding probable cytochrome P450 12a5, mitochondrial → MFHAKINCVALSECAGLTKRFTAINKRLLATKQLENRVCPEQTTISLEQPTDATLEWQRARPYSELPQDSVFRLLTKFLPGGRYKNLESNALEMAMKEDHGDIFVVPAFMGRPSTVVIHNPEDFARVFRNEGVSPIRPFATLRYYRSKLQADFFKQVEGALTTQGERWSTFRSAVNPLLMQPKNVQMYLGKMAQVNQEFVERIRAIRDPDTQEMPNNFEDYLQCWLLESLSIVTLGKQLGLLRDNSENYEDALKLLAALNTIFTVGFDLEWKPSVWRRVRTPKFRRFLQAADDMQTVTLKFVDEAIANLEAEKKLGIVRPENEMSAFERLLKVDKKIATVMCLDLFLAGINTTTSFATAVLLCLAKNPEKQQIVRKEVMRVLPQKDGDFTADALNNIPYLRACIKEAIRIYTLTVSIVRVTQRDLVLSGYKVPKGSMVNMVLTSLFTNENYFARPKEYLPERWLRSGAMEEGGEQQSDVACTQALRPSNPFVYLPFGFGPRVCLGRRVSELEIELGIARLVRNFQIEFNHPIDKPFKSLFVHMPNIPLKFKFTDIE
- the LOC105227636 gene encoding cytochrome P450 CYP12A2, which gives rise to MCAYNPIRGSLCNRVIGVTANSWLNIRNHAHKCTAADAITHTPSDKSADIATEWQQARPFNELPRAGVFKFLRQLLPGGRYYKLDSAQLLKAMQEDYGDIYIMPGMFGRPDALYTHNPADFERVFRNEGAWPIRPNSVTLRYHRNKLRADFYGDVEGILATHGEQWSSFRTVVNPLLMQPKNIKIYLNKMAQVNQEFVERIRLIRDTKTLEMPDDFKENIQHWTLESVALVALDKQLGLLRENSKNLDDASKLFAALTDWMYLTLDLEYTPSLWRIVATPKFKRLMRALDDIQEVTSKYTMEAIAKLEEEQQRGIEREENEKSILEKLLKIDRKIATVMAMDLLLGGVDTTTSLTVGILLCLAKNPDKQEKLREEVKRILPQKNGVFAANTLNKIPYLRACLKEALRMYPVTIGNCRVPQKDVVLSGYRVPKGTVISMIHSTLLKSEEHYARPLEYLPERWLRPSSETVEEPGCGAIKDTKQWRASSPFAFLPFGVGPRACLGRRISDLEIELGVARLVRNFQIEFHYPTDNVFKNMLINMPNAPLKFKFIDIE